A stretch of the Anaerolineales bacterium genome encodes the following:
- a CDS encoding DUF2905 domain-containing protein, producing MSDLGAAGKILIVSGLALALAGALIWLLSGSGLFGRLPGDIRIERPGLTILFPLGSMCLLSIVLTVVANVILRILKK from the coding sequence ATGAGTGACCTCGGCGCCGCCGGGAAAATCCTGATCGTCTCCGGCCTCGCACTCGCCCTGGCCGGGGCGCTGATCTGGCTGCTTTCCGGATCGGGGTTGTTCGGCCGCCTGCCGGGCGACATCCGCATCGAACGGCCGGGGCTGACCATCCTGTTCCCGCTGGGGAGCATGTGCCTGCTCAGCATCGTGCTGACGGTGGTTGCCAACGTCATCCTGCGGATCTTGAAGAAGTGA